The Brevibacterium atlanticum genome segment CCACTACAGTTGTAGACTTCGAGACTCTTCCGATGACCGACAAGCAGTCGGAACTCGAGCGGCAGGTCACTTCCGATATAGCAAGTCGCCTTGTCGGCCGACTTGAGGCGATCGGCGCCGGCGCGGTACTCCTCGAGGGCGACGCAGCTGAGGTCAATCGGGCGGATGGCCTCGGAGCCTCGGCCGTCATCACAGTGACTGCCGATGTCAGCAAGTCGAAGGATGCCAATGGCATCGCGACCTTCTACTTCGGACATGAACGCAAGTCCGACCTGAATTCTCCGACCGGGGAAAAGCTTGCCGAACTCATTCAGGGTGAGGTCGTCGCACGCACCGGAATGCTGGACTGCCGCACGCATGCACGAACGTGGTCATCGTTGAAGCGTTTGAAGACCCCGAAGGTACACGTTGTCACGGGGTATCTGACGAATGAGAGCGATCGGCAGCGCTTGAGTGAGCCAAGCGTACGCGATTCGATTGCAGACGGTATTGCCGCCGGGTTGCAGCGCCTCTACATTCTTGAGGACAGGGATCCCCAGACCGGAACTCTCAGCCTCGAAGAGATCAAAGCCTTCGGCTGAGCCGTCCGTATCCTTCCGTCCTTGTGGACAAACCGCGGTCCGGTCGCCCTTGATTGAGCAGCGGCGGACCGGTCTCACTCTCTATCAGTTCTGCTGGAAGACAACCTGAACCGATTTTGCCCACCGCCTCCTATCTCCTCACTCCCAACACACCCATTCGGTGTCTAGACTCTATCGACAGGAGGAGTAACCCTCCTTGGGCAAAAGCAAACATGACGGTAGTTCGCAACGATCATCTGATCTCTCGACTCCCGTTCTACCACTGTCCCGAAGACTCGACTGCCTGCCGTCGTTGCAAACTCGACATGCGCCCGACAGACCGCACACGACCAGATCCTCTTAGGGCTCCAGGATTCCATCCTTGACCACTCATCATGTGGAGGCGTTCTTGTGCCCAGGTAGACACCGAAGTCAGACGACAACCATGTTTCACGTGAAACGTGGTCATCAAGTCTCAGGTGGGTTGACGCCTTTTCCGGCTGCACTCATGAACGATGGTAATAGCCCTCCAATCTCCAATACTGGAGTCAGATGACTCACCGTTGAGGGGCAAGATTCTCGAATAATGCCCGATCATCTCAGCGAATCTTTGTCGTCCTGGA includes the following:
- a CDS encoding N-acetylmuramoyl-L-alanine amidase family protein; translated protein: MTDKQSELERQVTSDIASRLVGRLEAIGAGAVLLEGDAAEVNRADGLGASAVITVTADVSKSKDANGIATFYFGHERKSDLNSPTGEKLAELIQGEVVARTGMLDCRTHARTWSSLKRLKTPKVHVVTGYLTNESDRQRLSEPSVRDSIADGIAAGLQRLYILEDRDPQTGTLSLEEIKAFG